The genomic interval TCGGCCACCATCGCCTGACCTGCCGGCAGTATGCTTCGTACTCTTGCCCGAAGGTTTGCCGTAGAGTGGGCTCCTCGTACCACATCACGAAGACGTGAGTTGCAAGAATGAAGAGGCCAGCATAACCCAGAAGCGGCAACGACTCGTAGAAGAGCGCGGCGCCAGCGAGGGCGAGTCCTGCGCCAATGTACATGGGATTCCGCACGAAACGGTAGGGTCCCCGAATCACTAGTCGGCGAGGCGGATCGAAGGGTATTAATATACTTGACTGGACCGCGCATCGGTGCTAGATTCATGGCGTGCCGAAGAAGAAAGAGCGAACTGGAACCGGCCCGCAGACGCTCGCGGAAGCCATCAAGTATTTTGCTGATCCTGCTGTGGCCTTCGATCACGCGAAGGCACTGCGCTGGCCTAGTGGCGTAGTGAAGTGCCCGCGCTGTGACTCCGCCGACGTGTGGTTCTTGGCGAGCACGCGCACGTGGAAGTGCAAGGCGAAGCACCCGCAGCGCAAGTTCAGCGTGAAGATCGGGTCGATCATGGAAGACTCGCCGCTTGGCCTCGATACGTGGCTCGCTGGCATGTGGATGATCGGCAACTGCAAGAACGGGATCAGCTCGTATGAGATCCACCGTGGCCTAGGCATCACCCAGAAGTCGGCGTGGTTTCTGTTGCAGCGCATCCGGCTCGCGATGCAGACGGGCACGTTCGCCAAAATGGGCGGCAGCGGTCCGGTTGAGGCGGACGAGACGTTCATCGGAGGCAAGGCGCGCAACATGCACAAGCACATCCGCAAGCAGCGGATTCGCGGCACTGGCGGAGTAGGCAAAGAACTCGTCATGGGGTTGCTCGACCGCGAGACGGGGAAAGTCCACGTCAAGCATGTCGCGGACCGCAAGAAGAAAACCCTTCAGGCCGAAGTGACCGCGCACGTTGAACCGGGTGCGGAAATCTTCACCGACGAACTCGCCAGCTACACCGGACTCGATCGCGAGTTCGTCCACGAGTTTGTGAACCATGCGGAGAGCTACGTGCGCGGCAATGTCCACACGAACGGAATCGAAAACTTTTGGTCGCTGCTCAAACGCGCGTTGAAGGGCACCTACGTCTCGGTCGAACCGTTCCACCTTCACCGCTATTTGGACGAGCAGGCGTTTCGCTACAACGAGCGCAAGCACGAAGATGGCGACAGCGGGCGGTTCGATGAAGTGCTGTCCGGCGCGTTCGGCAAGCGCCTGACCTACAAGCAACTGATCGGCGATGGGGGACAGGCCATAACGTCATGAATCAAAAGGCAACGGCGCGGGGTTGACCGCAAGTGCCCTAGGCGATAACCTGCGTTTGCGGGGAAGGAGAGCCACGCAATGGCAGACATCGAAATTCGCCACAGTCGCGCGTTGATTCGGCAAATCGAGCCGCGGAGAACGCTCGTCTTCGTCGTCTGCGTCGAAATCGAGAAGCAGGCGAGCCCTGATGGCGAAGTCGAATATATCTCGACCGTTCTTCCCCTCGAAGAGGGGACGGTCATTTCTCACGGATCGACCCCGGACGAGGCGGAGTCGAATGCGCTTACCCTCTTTCAGCAGATGGTTGACCATGCCTTGGAGGCGGATCAGCTTGGCGAACTGCTTGGTGATTCCGATGTCATGCAGAGGGTTAATGTATCAATGGAGGAACTCGTGGAGTCGATCAACTCCATTGTCGAAAGACAAATTTCCGGTGGGCATCGTCGCGCGGATAGAACGGCTGCTCGCATTGTTCCCCCTGCTTGGTTTTTGGCGCAAGGTTCTCCCGACGATTCGGAGTGTGCGCACAGCTAACTAGTAGTGAGTGGATGCGGGGTTGTTGTGGCTCACATCGTTTCAGTAATCGGTCATCGCCTCAGAGACATGCTCCTTCTTGATCGCTGGGAGATGCTATGGGAAAGGGCTGGCCACTGTCACTTGCGGTCACCCCGTGGAAAGCATCGCGGATTCCCTTTGAACTCGGTAGTACCGCTCAAATTGGTAAAATCGATCTCTGAGACCGCAGGGTGGAGCACCGACAGGTTTGAGGAGCTTCGCCAACAAGTGTTGCCAGTGGGGGCAAGCGAACTTGCTCCCGGATCGATCCTCACCGCCGCCCCGAAGCGATTGCAGTGAACTCGCAGCGGTAAGAGCGTGGCAGCATGCCGGGAAGAGCTAAACCACCGTCACTCGCCCACACCACTCTAGTGTCACCCTTCGAGCGTTTCGAAAAGTTTGCTCGCGCTATCTTCGCCGTTCCAAAAGAGGAAATAGACGCGAAGCTTGCCGAGTATGAGAAGCGGAAACGCAAGCGTCGCCGGAAGGCCGCTTGATTTCAGTTACGGTCTCACGGCCTGACTTATGGATTGAGCCTGTTGGTCCTGCCAAAGCACAATCCCGACAGCCACCGTGCCACACGCGAAAAGCGTTAGCACACCAATGAGGATTAGGCCGGATCGATCTGCACGGCTGCTCGCCAAGCCGATTTGGAGAACCTCAATTCCCTTTACGATAAGGTAGAACGCGAGAAGATAGGTGAGAATCTGAAGCATGCCAGCCATTCGCAAACTGCCTCCTCTGTTTCTCTCGCGAAGGCATCTACCATGCTGGGCTAGGTCCAGTCAAATATATTAATACCGATCGAAGGGCGCCGGAGTCCCTCTCCCGATCGATGCGAAGGTGAGTATGCACCACAGAGCGACCGCCGCACCAGCGGCCGCGATAACCATCCCAGCAACCTGCTGCACTTCAATCGCCGCAGGGCGGACAATGCCCGACCAAGACAAGAGGCGAGCCGGTACGTAGATGAGCACGAGGCCGATGAAGAGCGCAGCGTAGGTGACCGCACGGACAAGAACAAACATATTTACCTCTGGTGCGTAGTGCCGCCTAACTACAATTCGACGTCCGAATGCCGCATGGCTGCACTAAATTCTACTTTCAAGGGCTGACCCCAGCGGTTGCTATGACCCCAGCGGTTGCCACCGAACGACGTTGCGATGAGCCGCGCCTGTTTCTGGCGTCGGTCTCCATCGCCGCGTTATGTTCCATCGCCGAAGTAGGCCAATACGCCTTCCTCAAACGCCTCCAGCAATCCGGTGATGGTCAACTCCGTTCGGACCACCTTCTCCTTGCGCTGAGAGAAAACTGAAGTGTCGCTGACTTGCAACGCCAAGCGCCCCTCATGCACGAACTTGCTGCGCAGGTCGTAGAGAAACTCCGCGACCTTCTTGATCGACGAGACGGGGATTCCATCCAAATGAATGGCGTTGCAGAGTGCCTCCTTGCGGGGTTGCGGCAGACGATCAAAGAAGGCGATGCAACGACGAACGGAGCCGTAGGAGGCCTTGTACCTTTCGTAGAGCGTGCGCAACGCCGCCGGATCACCAACAGGGAACGTCCTTTCGGGATCTTCACCACATAGCCATTCGTAGAAGTCCTGATGCCCTTCATCCGACAGAGACTCAACTAGCGAGAAGAACGCGACCAGTTTGAAGGTGTTGGTGAGATAGTCGATGACTGGATCAGATCCCTCGACGGCAACGCGCCAGTCGCCTTGCTTGACCAGAAACAGATAGAAGGACGTCACACGAAGAAACTCGTCCTTTGTCGCAGCAGAGGGCAAAGACGAGTAGAAGTGCTCGAAGCTTGCCCGATTGTTTTGAAAGCGTGAAGCTAATGCGGCGTACGCATAGCGTTTGAATTTTTCCTCGTCGCGAACGTATCGGCCGTTGGAAACCATGATCAGAGCTTCAACCGGGAACATAACGCCGTGCGCGTGAACCGCAAGCGCGGTAACGCACGCGACGAGCACCGGCGCTCAAGCCGATCGGTTCGACGCGCGGGTTTGGCATCGGCCTCAGTCGCACGCATCGCCGCAAGAACGACCCGTCTCGATCGGGGCGGCCCACTTCTGCTGCTTCATGAGTGCGGCGCTCGAGAATGCGTCGTGAAGGTTCAGCGCGCCGAGTCTCGTATCCCTGTCCACTCGTTCCCGATCAGCGTTCGATCGAAACCGTACCCTCAACATCCACGGTGTTGTTCACGTCGATGCTACCGCCCTGAACACGGACAACGGGGATCTGCTCTATCGCCACCCGTTCGGACATCAGATTTCCCGCAGTGAAAGGTGCGGGAGTATTGAGCCAGATACCGGCGAGCAGAGCCGCTATCACGGTAAGGACGGCGCACTTGTAGATCTCCAAGTACTTGCTACGTTTGTTCACGTTGTCCCTCCTCCCATTCCGTCCACCGATGCGGGAATGCAGACGGGCTGGGTCAATTCCGTGCAGCCCGTATCCCGCCTGCCTACCCTTCGACGTCCGAATGACGGCGCACCCGCATCTGGTGGTCGGGGCAGGAACGCTACGATCTGCATTCAATTCGTCGTGTCATGCTCATATGTGGCACTCGATTTCCCAGGAGCAAACACTAAGGTCTCCGGACCAAGGCGGTCGATCAGAGCGTGGAACTCTTCGTCGAAAATCTCCATTCTGCGATGCCAGACCGACTCACCCAACGAGAAGCTCGCAGCTAAAACTCGGAGGACGCGATACGTAGTTGCGATCAACCACGCCACGTGCCGAAGGTAAAGCCTCCCGCCATCGCCTTCGCGATCACGATACTCCATTGCGTTCTCGAATGTCGCGGTACTTTCGGAGAGGCTCACGGTCGTACGGATTTTCCCAGCGACGGCCACGAAGTTACTATGAAACATAGACGACGCAAGCTCGAAGGCGGCGTTCAACTTCCCCATTAGAGGGTCGTCTTTTGGAAGGATGGCCCAACTCTTTGTAAGCTTCTGGTACTGCCCATCGGCCGTGAGATAGAGGCTGGCAAGTTCGGGCTTGCTTCGCGACAAATATGCGATTCCAGCGTTCTCGATCATCGTGCGCGCGTGGCCGAAGAGTTCGAGGGATTGGCCGCGCAAAAGATGGGCGGCGGCGTGAAGATATTGAGAATGTGCGGATTGGAACATGAGCACCCGGAGGACGAAGTCTGGCGCCGGTGTTGGACCCCCGTCAGTGTTCAGCCAACAAGTCAGCGGAGTACTCACACCCTCAGGGGCCACCTCGAGTTCTCGCCGCAGGCTGTCGAAGAGCAAGGGTAGTTGTTCGATGAAGGTGACCAGCCCCATCTCGCGTAGGTACCTTCGGTTCTGCTCGACCTCGTGCTGGTCATTGTCCAACACGTGCCAGATGGGGTTGTCGTCAGAGGGCATCGTCAGTACCACCTACAACTCAACGTCCGTGCGGCATCGGTGAGTCCTGCTGATAGCCGGAGGCCTTATAGCTGCTAGCCACCGGCTGCGGCGGTCTCTGGCGGAACCGAGCGCACGGCCACCAGGTCGTTCTCAAGCACAGGGCGGACACTGCCGACGGTGAGGGTCACGACGGCTTGGGTCTTGCCGGATGCGCGGACGAACTCGACCTCAAGCGCCTCGTCGTCGTAGACTTCAACGACCGCCCCGAGATCTCCCTTCTCCAGTCCGTGCTGGGGAAGATCTCGATCGAGTACGACCGTGTCCAGCAATTGGTAGGTCATCTCTTCTGACCGGTCTGCGAGCCGATCCACACTTCGCCGCCGTCGAAGTGTTCTTTCTTCCAGATCGGCACCACTTCCTTGAGACGATCGATGGCGAAGTGGCAGGCCTCGAACGCCGCGACGCGATGGCTCGATGAAACCGCGATGGCGACACTGGCTTCGCCGATCGGTACCACGCCGATGCGGTGGACGATGGCGATCGCGTGAATCGGCCAGCGCGTCTTCGCCGTCTCGCCGATCTTGCGTAGCTCGGCGATCGCCATCTCGAGATACGCTTCGTATTCCAGTTGCGTCACCTGCCGGCCGTCGTTGTGATTGCGCGTCGTGCCGAGAAACGTGACGATGGCCCCGGCCGTGGCATCGCTAACCGCGGCGATCAGTGGCGCGAGGTCGATTGGCTGCGCGACGATTTCAAACATCACAGCCTCCACTCACCGGCGGAATCAGCGCGATCTCGTCGCCATCGGTAAGCACGTGATCCGGGTCGACGTACTCGCGGTTCACGGCGACCGACACCGACGGCCGCAGGGCAACCAGCGGGGGAAACTCGCGGCAGAGGTGATCGAGCACCTCGCGCACGGTCGCGCCAGCCGGCGCCGACCACGTGGCCTCAGCGCGATGCAACTTTTCTCGGATCGAGGCGAAGAAACGTACGTGGAGCTGCATCATCGTCACGCAATCGGATCGCGCAAGCGCGCGAACGGCAAGTTCGCCGGGCGATGCAACACCAGCAGCGCCGCGGCGGCGAGACCAAACGGGACGAACTCGTTGGCGGCGTGGGTGACGAAGCCGAGTACCAGACCGCAGATCGCGACCGCTTCGCTCAACCCCCACACGACGATGCTGTGACGACGCAGATCGGTATCCGCGAGCGTGGCCGGCCCCTCGGACGAGAGGAACCGTCCGCGCCACCACAGCGACACGGCGCCCAGCGCGATTGCGATCCCGGTGAGTGCATAGCGCAGAGTATCGCCAGCACTCGCGGCGTCCTCCGGCGCGCTGGCGAGCACCAAGCAGACCCCGGCGTAACTCCCGAGCGCGACGAACATGCCCCCCCAAATCACGCCGAGGAGATTTTTCATGCGCGCGACCTGCACCGTCATCGCCATCATCTCACCCACATCTTGTCACCCGCATCGGGCTTTGCACACCAATGGAGCAACCTCCCCACTCGTCATTCCGGCGAAGGCCGGAATCCAGGTTCACGCCCCACGTCCCCGCCTGGATACCGGCTTTCGCCGGTATGACGGACCCACAATCTGTCACGGCTGTGCAATGCGCCCGCATCGCATCAGCCCCGCACCAGACCGGCCACGTGCGCCAGCTCGGGGAGGATCAGCTTGGTCATCGCCAACTCGACGGCGGCGGTTGATCCGGGCAACGAGAAGATCACGCGGCGCCCGGCGACACCGGCGGTAGCGCGACTCAGCATCGCCGCTGCGCCGATCTGTTCGTAGCTCAGCATGCGGAACAATTCGCCGAAGCCGGTGATCTCTTTGTCCAACACCCGCGCGATGGCTTCGTACGTAGTGTCGCGACGCGCCAGGCCGGTGCCACCGTTAAGGATCAGGACTTCAACCGCCACCGGCGCGGCATGGATCGCGGCGATGATCTGATCCGGTTCGTCTTTCAGGATTTGATACAGCTCGATGCGGTGATTCTGGGTCTCCAACAGCGTGCGAATCGTCCGGCCGCTGGTGTCGGTGTCGGGCGTCCGCGTGTCGCTCACGGTGATGATTCCGCAGCCGACTTGCGTCGCCCCGTGCGCACGATGGCCCGAGTGCGAAGAGTGGACACTCATGGGCCACAGCATACCAGCGCCGATCGCATTGGGAAATGCGGTTGTGGGCGTGGTGGGTGAGTCGATTTGAAGTCCTGACCTTTGTCATCTTGGCGCAGATGCGCAGGCGCGGGGTTTGTGGTCTAAGACGGACATGCGAAGACGGATCGTTGTTGCCATTGTGCTGATCGTCGTCGCCGGCGCGACGTTGGGATGGTGGCGTTGGCAAACGGTGCGTGACGGCAACCACAAGGCGATCCGCGGTACCGGGATCATCGAGGTCACGCAGGTCGACGTCGCCTTCGAAGTGCCGGGGCGCATGATAGAGCGCTCCGCCGACGAAGGCGTGATGCTCGACAAGGGTGAGCCGGTCGCGCGCCTCGACGATCACGAGTATCGGCTGCACGTCGAGCGCGCCACGGCGGCCAAGGCGGCGGCCGACGCGCATTACCGCATGTTGGTGAAGGGGTCGCGCGCGCAGGACATCGATCAAGCGTTGGCCGCGCTCGAATCCGCAGAGAGCACTCTGCTACTGCAACAGCGCGAGCAGAAACGGTTGGCAAAGTTGGCGGCCGACGGCGTGGTTTCACAGGGCGAGCTCGACCGCATCAACTCCGCCCTCGACACCGCTCAGGCGGCGCGCGACCGCGCCCGCGCGCAGCTCAACATGTTGCGCGAAGGGTTTCGCCTCGAAGAGATCGAACAAGCCCGTGCGCAGTTGCAACAAGCCAGCAAGGAATTGGAACTCGCCGAGTTGAACCTGGCACGCTGTCAGCTCTACTCCCCGGCCGCCGGTCGCGTGCTCAGCAAAAGTCGCGAAGCGGGCGAAATGGTCCAGCCCGGCACGCCGGTGGTTACACTCGGCGATCTCACCCGACCGTGGCTGAACGTCTACGTCGGCGAACGTGATCTCGGCAAAGTGTGGCTGGGAATGAAGGCGCGTGTGACCGTCGATTCGTTTCCGCACGATCCGTTTTCAGGCAAGGTGACCTTCATCTCCGAGCGCGCCGAGTTCACGCCGAAGAACATCCAAACCCCCGACGAGCGCGTCAAGCTGGTCTACCGCGTCAAGGTCGATGTGGAGACGCGCGACCAAGCGCTCAAACCCGGCATGCCCGCCGACGCCGAGCTGCCGCTGGAGCCATAGAGGAGGACTTCAGGAGTCGGAAGTCAGGAGATCCAAGCATCCCATGTCCCAAATTCCGCAATCCACAATCCGCATTCCGCAATCCGCATTCTGACTCCCCATGTCCCCCGCCATCCACGCCGCGCACCTCGCCAAACGCTACGGCACGGTTGAGTCGCTGCGCGACGTCAGTCTCGACGTGCAGCCGGGCGAGTTGTTTGGACTGGTCGGCCCCGACGGCGCGGGGAAGACGACGTTCCTGCGCATCCTCGCTTGCCTGCTGCGACCGAGCGGCGGCCGCGCCACGATCGACGGCCTCGATGTGACCGAACATGCCAGCGAGGTGAAAAGCCGCATCGGTTACATGTCGCAACGCTTCAGTCTGTCCGAGACGCTGAGCGTGTTGGAGAACCTGCTCTACGTGGCGGAGATCTGGGGCGTGGCGCCCGGTACGCGGCGGCAACGCATCACGCGGCTACTCGAATTCAGCCGGCTCGGTCCGTTTCAAAATCGCCTGACGCGCAATCTCTCCGGTGGCATGAAGCAGAAGCTCAGCCTGGCGGCATGCCTGATTCATCAACCGCGCATCCTGCTGCTCGACGAGCCGACCATCGGCGTCGACCCGCTGTCGCGGCGCGACTTCTGGTTGATCCTCTACGATCTGCTGCAAGACGGCTCGACGATCTTGCTCTCGACGCCGTACATGGACGAAGCCGAGCGCTGCGGGCGCGTCGCCTTTCTGCTCGACGGCCGCGTCATCGCCTGCGGCGCGCCGCCGCAGCTCAAAGCCGACCTCGGCATCGCCGTGCTCGATCTGCGCTGTGCGCAGCCGCGCGCCGCGCAGCCGGCGTTGCGTCGCATCGACGGCTTCGCCAACACCGTGTTGTTCGGCGAGCGCATCCACGTCACCATGCCGCGCGCCGGCCTCGATGCCGACGCCGCAGTGCGCCGCGCGCGTGCAGCCGGGATCACCATCAATGAGTGGCACGTGCGCGAGCCGTCGCTGGAAGATGTGTTCCTGG from Deltaproteobacteria bacterium carries:
- a CDS encoding molybdenum cofactor biosynthesis protein MoaB encodes the protein MSVHSSHSGHRAHGATQVGCGIITVSDTRTPDTDTSGRTIRTLLETQNHRIELYQILKDEPDQIIAAIHAAPVAVEVLILNGGTGLARRDTTYEAIARVLDKEITGFGELFRMLSYEQIGAAAMLSRATAGVAGRRVIFSLPGSTAAVELAMTKLILPELAHVAGLVRG
- a CDS encoding molybdenum cofactor biosynthesis protein MoaE produces the protein MFEIVAQPIDLAPLIAAVSDATAGAIVTFLGTTRNHNDGRQVTQLEYEAYLEMAIAELRKIGETAKTRWPIHAIAIVHRIGVVPIGEASVAIAVSSSHRVAAFEACHFAIDRLKEVVPIWKKEHFDGGEVWIGSQTGQKR
- a CDS encoding ABC transporter ATP-binding protein; translated protein: MSPAIHAAHLAKRYGTVESLRDVSLDVQPGELFGLVGPDGAGKTTFLRILACLLRPSGGRATIDGLDVTEHASEVKSRIGYMSQRFSLSETLSVLENLLYVAEIWGVAPGTRRQRITRLLEFSRLGPFQNRLTRNLSGGMKQKLSLAACLIHQPRILLLDEPTIGVDPLSRRDFWLILYDLLQDGSTILLSTPYMDEAERCGRVAFLLDGRVIACGAPPQLKADLGIAVLDLRCAQPRAAQPALRRIDGFANTVLFGERIHVTMPRAGLDADAAVRRARAAGITINEWHVREPSLEDVFLAYTHSAAASSPSPSGGSRFSPRQPFETPPKEGGSSGRTEKPL
- the moaD gene encoding molybdopterin converting factor subunit 1 — encoded protein: MMQLHVRFFASIREKLHRAEATWSAPAGATVREVLDHLCREFPPLVALRPSVSVAVNREYVDPDHVLTDGDEIALIPPVSGGCDV
- a CDS encoding DUF4926 domain-containing protein encodes the protein MTYQLLDTVVLDRDLPQHGLEKGDLGAVVEVYDDEALEVEFVRASGKTQAVVTLTVGSVRPVLENDLVAVRSVPPETAAAGG
- a CDS encoding IS1595 family transposase, with amino-acid sequence MPKKKERTGTGPQTLAEAIKYFADPAVAFDHAKALRWPSGVVKCPRCDSADVWFLASTRTWKCKAKHPQRKFSVKIGSIMEDSPLGLDTWLAGMWMIGNCKNGISSYEIHRGLGITQKSAWFLLQRIRLAMQTGTFAKMGGSGPVEADETFIGGKARNMHKHIRKQRIRGTGGVGKELVMGLLDRETGKVHVKHVADRKKKTLQAEVTAHVEPGAEIFTDELASYTGLDREFVHEFVNHAESYVRGNVHTNGIENFWSLLKRALKGTYVSVEPFHLHRYLDEQAFRYNERKHEDGDSGRFDEVLSGAFGKRLTYKQLIGDGGQAITS
- a CDS encoding efflux RND transporter periplasmic adaptor subunit, translating into MRRRIVVAIVLIVVAGATLGWWRWQTVRDGNHKAIRGTGIIEVTQVDVAFEVPGRMIERSADEGVMLDKGEPVARLDDHEYRLHVERATAAKAAADAHYRMLVKGSRAQDIDQALAALESAESTLLLQQREQKRLAKLAADGVVSQGELDRINSALDTAQAARDRARAQLNMLREGFRLEEIEQARAQLQQASKELELAELNLARCQLYSPAAGRVLSKSREAGEMVQPGTPVVTLGDLTRPWLNVYVGERDLGKVWLGMKARVTVDSFPHDPFSGKVTFISERAEFTPKNIQTPDERVKLVYRVKVDVETRDQALKPGMPADAELPLEP